In a single window of the Papaver somniferum cultivar HN1 chromosome 8, ASM357369v1, whole genome shotgun sequence genome:
- the LOC113303691 gene encoding 26S proteasome non-ATPase regulatory subunit 14 homolog, which translates to MERLQRILAGAGGMGGHPPPDSPLLDSSEQVYISSLALLKMLKHGRAGVPMEVMGLMLGEFVDEYTVRVVDVFAMPQSGTGVSVEAVDPVFQTNMLDMLKQTGRPEMVVGWYHSHPGFGCWLSGVDINTQQSFEALNQRAVAVVIDPIQSVKGKVVIDAFRLINPQTMMLGQEPRQTTSNLGYLNKPSIQALIHGLNRHYYSIAINYRKNELEEKMLLNLHKKKWTDGLTLQQFDSHSKTNEQTVEEMRSLAIKYNKAVQEEDELSPEKLAIANVGRQDAKKHLEEHVNNLMSSNIIQTLGTMLDTVVF; encoded by the exons atggagaGATTACAAAGGATATTAGCAGGTGCAGGAGGAATGGGAGGACATCCACCTCCAGATTCACCACTCTTAGATTCATCTGAGCAAGTTTACATTTCTTCTCTTGCACTCCTCAAGATGCTTAAACATG GAAGAGCTGGAGTTCCTATGGAAGTTATGGGATTGATGCTTGGGGAGTTTGTAGATGAGTATACTGTTCGTGTCGTTGATGTTTTCGCTATGCCTCAGAGTGGTACTGGTGTTAGTGTTGAAGCTGTTGACCCAGTGTTCCAGACTAATATGCTAGATATGCTTAAGCAGACTGGCAG ACCAGAGATGGTTGTAGGATGGTATCACTCGCATCCTGGATTTGGTTGTTGGCTCTCTGGTGTTGATATTAATACACAGCAG AGTTTTGAAGCTTTGAATCAGAGAGCTGTTGCCGTGGTTATAGACCCTATACAAAGTGTTAAGGGTAAGGTAGTCATCGATGCCTTCCGTCTGATCAATCCTCAAACCATGATGTTGGGACAAGAGCCACGACAGACAACATCAAACCTTGGATATCTCAACAAGCCGTCCATTCAA GCTTTGATTCATGGGTTGAATAGGCATTACTATTCAATAGCGATTAACTACAGGAAAAATGAGCTTGAGGAAAAGATGTTGCTGAATCTTCATAAGAAGAAGTGGACTGATGGGTTGACTCTGCAGCAGTTTGATTCTCATTCAAAAACCAATGAGCAGACTGTAGAG GAAATGCGAAGCCTGGCCATCAAATACAACAAGGCTGTTCAAGAGGAGGATGAGTTGTCCCCAGAGAAGCTTGCTATTGCCAATGTTGGAAGGCAGGATGCTAAAAAGCACCTGGAAGAGCATGTCAATAACTTGATGTCATCAAACATTATCCAGACCCTGGGAACCATGCTTGACACCGTTGTGTTTTAG
- the LOC113306298 gene encoding glycine-rich cell wall structural protein 1.8-like, producing MGVLVIGKWFLLSILVVFVFMVSDVIGGRSLVMVEENKQQQGVVDLGGMMMKDETDLFANGRGGGMDSRGWKGLSGHTSFTGEVVRKKPVCMRKSDGSNGVEHYLDEQAVKVVHGSSDNKLIGGETSNKNLIGGGSVAGGIGGGGSIGAGGVGGWPIGGNIGAGGGMWMGQGVGGVSGGAGFGVGGGMGVGAGPGAGGVGTGTGGGGVGTGFGGGGVGSGTGAGGAGAGAGSSGSTGAGGSNCGPTGKSNSCGNAGTGGN from the coding sequence ATGGGTGTTTTAGTAATTGGGAAGTGGTTTTTATTATCCATTCTGGTGGTTTTTGTGTTCATGGTAAGTGATGTTATTGGTGGTAGGAGTTTGGTAATGGTGGAGGAGAATAAGCAGCAGCAAGGTGTTGTTGATCTTGGTGGTATGATGATGAAGGACGAAACAGATTTGTTTGCGAACGGGCGTGGTGGTGGAATGGATAGTCGCGGATGGAAAGGCTTGAGTGGCCACACATCTTTCACAGGTGAGGTTGTCCGGAAAAAACCTGTTTGTATGAGAAAGAGTGATGGTAGTAATGGTGTTGAACACTATCTAGACGAGCAAGCGGTGAAAGTGGTTCATGGTAGCAGTGATAATAAGTTAATAGGTGGCGAAACGTCCAATAAGAATTTAATTGGTGGTGGTAGTGTGGCTGGAGGAATAGGTGGTGGAGGTAGTATTGGTGCTGGTGGAGTTGGAGGCTGGCCAATTGGCGGAAATATTGGTGCTGGAGGAGGAATGTGGATGGGGCAGGGTGTTGGAGGAGTAAGCGGTGGTGCTGGATTTGGTGTTGGCGGCGGAATGGGTGTAGGTGCTGGACCTGGCGCCGGTGGGGTCGGTACTGGTACTGGTGGTGGAGGCGTAGGTActggttttggtggtggtggtgtaggAAGCGGCACTGGGGCCGGTGGTGCTGGAGCTGGCGCTGGAAGCAGTGGTAGTACTGGTGCAGGCGGCAGCAATTGTGGTCCTACAGGTAAAAGCAACAGTTGCGGGAATGCTGGTACAGGCGGCAACTAA